The Papaver somniferum cultivar HN1 chromosome 3, ASM357369v1, whole genome shotgun sequence genome includes a region encoding these proteins:
- the LOC113355885 gene encoding uncharacterized transporter C405.03c-like encodes MGWKYRAGLSLIVTVVIIWVLSAEVTQGIYEDYKQPFAVTYLGASLMVVYLPISFIKDWIYHLLRKRSSKNGSEAEIFAKISAGLNGTQKSFEIELQSSLSRKDSDINLSIQEEERPLVSSQKEDPSILKKDKELTPTEIAKYGFFIAPIWFVTEYLSNAALARTSVASTTVLSSTSGLFTLFIGAFMGQDSLNMAKVVAVFVSMAGVAMTTLGKTWATDETEISSSTGKRSLMGDLFGLLSAVSYGLFTVLLKKFCGEEGERVDVQKLFGYVGLFTLVALWWLVWPLTALGIEPKFTVPHSLKMDEVVLANGFIGSVLSDYFWALCVVWTTPLVATLGMSLTIPLAMVADMVIHGRHYSAIYILGSLQVFAGFVIANLSDWFSKKLGL; translated from the exons ATGGGGTGGAAATATAGAGCAGGATTGAGTTTGATTGTAACTGTTGTTATTATATGGGTTTTGTCTGCTGAAGTTACTCAG GGTATCTATGAAGACTATAAACAACCATTTGCTGTGACATATCTAGGAGCCTCTCTTATGGTGGTTTACCTCCCTATATCATTTATTAAGGATTGGATATATCACTTATTGAGAAAGCGCTCCTCTAAAAATGGTAGTGAGGCAGAAATTTTTGCGAAGATCTCTGCTGGTCTCAATGGGACACAGAAATCCTTCGAAATAGAACTTCAGAGTTCTTTATCTAGAAAGGATAGTGACATAAACCTTTCTATCCAGGAAGAGGAACGTCCATTAGTTTCTTCACAAAAAGAGGATCCAAGTATTCTGAAGAAAGACAAAGAGCTTACTCCAACAGAAATTGCAAAATATGGCTTTTTCATTGCACCTATCTGGTTCGTAACAGAG TATTTATCTAATGCTGCACTTGCACGTACAAGTGTTGCAAGCACAACGGTGTTGTCATCGACTTCAGGACTGTTTACGCTGTTTATTGGTGCCTTTATGGGACAAGACTCACTAAATATGGCGAAAGTAGTTGCTGTATTTGTCAGTATGGCTGGTGTGGCAATGACAACTTTGGGAAAGACCTGGGCAACAGATGAAACAGAGATAAGCTCTTCCAC TGGGAAACGTTCGCTCATGGGAGATCTTTTTGGTTTGCTTTCTGCTGTGTCCTATGGACTATTCACCG TCCTTCTGAAAAAGTTTTgcggagaagaaggagaaagggTTGATGTGCAGAAACTATTTGGGTATGTTGGGCTCTTCACGCTTGTTGCCCTTTGGTGGCTCG TATGGCCTTTGACTGCATTGGGGATTGAACCGAAGTTCACCGTCCCTCATTCCCTTAAAATGGACGAGGTTGTTCTTGCTAATGGCTTTATTGGCAGTGTCCTCTCAGATTACTTCTG GGCTCTCTGTGTTGTTTGGACGACGCCATTGGTTGCCACCTTAGGCATGTCGCTAACGATACCTCTTGCAATGGTGGCTGATATGGTAATTCACGGCAGACACTATTCAGCAATCTATATACTTGGCTCACTTCAG GTTTTTGCTGGATTTGTTATAGCCAATCTTTCTGATtggttttcaaaaaaattgggGTTGTAA